ACAGTTCTACCCCAGTAACCGATCGCATTTTTGCCAGTTTGCCCTACCTACTGCCCCTGATTGTGGGGGTAGAATTTGGGATGTTTTTGTTCAAAGAGTTTCCCTTTCTTCAAGTCTTTTTAACCCCCCTACTCCCTTTAAGGGCCCTGTATTATAGCAATCAATGGATGGGACTGATTATCTTTTTCGTCCTGCTGTTTGCTGTGGTTAGAAACGACAATATCAGCCGCTTCATTCGGTTTAATACCATGCAGGCAATTTTGCTAAATATTGTGTTATCCATCACAGGTTTGGTGGTGGAACTGCTCGGGA
The nucleotide sequence above comes from Laspinema palackyanum D2c. Encoded proteins:
- a CDS encoding Tic20 family protein, with protein sequence MSWNSSTPVTDRIFASLPYLLPLIVGVEFGMFLFKEFPFLQVFLTPLLPLRALYYSNQWMGLIIFFVLLFAVVRNDNISRFIRFNTMQAILLNIVLSITGLVVELLGKGLPTLAVQTLFNMLFLGTIAAVVYSVVQSLLGRYAEIPTISEAVHMQVR